In the genome of Xanthocytophaga agilis, one region contains:
- a CDS encoding adenosylcobinamide-GDP ribazoletransferase, translating to MKKQLHLLLVAVMFYTRIPVSSWISYTEQAQKESSVYFPFIGWITAGFSILVFFVSHLVYSESISLIITLILGILLTGAIHEDGFADVCDGFGGGWTKEKILEIMKDSRVGVYGVIGLIGLFTLKYTLVDQLIDTFKASNLYVHLFFIFILAHTLSRFTALTLMYTHSYARNTPDSKIESIARPLSAKQVLFASVWVIIPFILYIYQSTNLYIMLLPIPILLIKIGIGRYYQKWIGGYTGDCLGALQQVTEIAIYLFFAGIPWKSF from the coding sequence ATGAAAAAACAACTGCATTTGCTATTGGTCGCAGTTATGTTTTACACCAGAATACCGGTATCTTCCTGGATAAGCTATACAGAGCAAGCACAAAAAGAATCCTCAGTATATTTTCCTTTTATAGGATGGATCACTGCCGGATTTTCAATACTTGTATTTTTTGTTTCTCATCTGGTATATAGTGAATCTATCTCTCTGATTATAACGCTTATACTAGGCATTCTGCTTACAGGTGCAATACATGAAGATGGGTTTGCAGATGTATGTGATGGATTTGGAGGGGGCTGGACAAAAGAAAAGATACTGGAAATTATGAAGGATAGTAGAGTTGGTGTATATGGAGTGATAGGTCTGATAGGTTTATTTACCTTGAAATACACATTAGTAGATCAGTTGATTGATACTTTCAAGGCTTCAAATTTATACGTTCATTTGTTCTTTATATTTATACTGGCACATACATTAAGCCGTTTTACGGCTCTTACACTGATGTATACACACAGTTATGCAAGAAATACTCCTGATAGTAAGATTGAATCTATAGCCAGGCCATTATCAGCCAAGCAAGTATTGTTTGCATCTGTGTGGGTTATTATACCTTTTATACTATATATCTATCAAAGTACCAACCTGTATATTATGCTGCTTCCTATTCCTATCCTGTTAATCAAAATAGGGATTGGAAGATACTATCAAAAATGGATAGGGGGGTATACAGGGGATTGTCTGGGGGCACTCCAACAAGTAACAGAGATCGCTATTTACCTATTTTTTGCAGGAATACCATGGAAGTCATTCTGA
- a CDS encoding NAD(P)H-quinone oxidoreductase yields the protein MKAVVITQPGGPDVLSVVNRSMPEVGDGEVLVKVMAAGINRPDIAQRKGYYPAPAGAPVDIPGLEIAGIVEYIGAQVGRFKVGDVVCALVSGGGYAEYCMVPEVQCLPIPEGLNFVEAAALPETFFTVWSNVFDRGNLKPAESLLVHGGSSGIGTTAIQMATTMGSTVYVTAGTEEKCHFCEELGAIKAINYKKESFKDRILDSTEGKGVDVILDMIGGNYTSDNLQVLADDGRLVLINVMNGRGATIDLLEVMRRRLTITGSTLRNRDIAFKSAIAQNLEKHIWPLISSGKIKPVIYQEFPVEEVSKAHLLMESSEHMGKIVLTFT from the coding sequence ATGAAAGCTGTAGTCATAACACAACCCGGAGGTCCTGATGTACTATCTGTGGTAAATCGTTCCATGCCAGAAGTTGGTGACGGAGAAGTATTGGTGAAAGTAATGGCTGCTGGTATAAACAGACCAGATATTGCACAGCGTAAAGGATATTATCCGGCACCCGCAGGAGCACCCGTCGATATTCCAGGTTTGGAAATTGCCGGTATAGTAGAGTATATAGGGGCACAGGTGGGGCGTTTTAAGGTAGGAGATGTCGTGTGTGCATTGGTAAGTGGTGGTGGATATGCCGAATATTGTATGGTGCCAGAAGTACAATGTTTGCCCATTCCGGAAGGATTGAATTTTGTAGAGGCTGCTGCCTTACCTGAAACTTTCTTTACAGTTTGGAGCAATGTATTTGATAGAGGGAATCTCAAGCCAGCTGAAAGTTTACTGGTACATGGAGGATCAAGTGGCATAGGAACTACTGCCATACAAATGGCAACAACCATGGGTAGCACTGTGTATGTAACCGCAGGAACGGAAGAGAAATGTCATTTTTGTGAAGAACTGGGAGCTATAAAAGCCATTAATTATAAAAAAGAAAGCTTTAAAGATCGTATTCTGGATAGCACTGAAGGAAAGGGTGTCGATGTAATTCTGGATATGATTGGAGGGAACTACACATCAGACAATCTGCAAGTACTTGCAGATGATGGCCGATTGGTGCTAATAAATGTCATGAATGGACGGGGGGCAACTATTGATCTGCTTGAAGTAATGAGACGGCGACTGACTATTACCGGATCAACGTTGCGTAACCGGGATATAGCTTTTAAATCAGCCATTGCTCAAAACCTGGAGAAACATATATGGCCATTAATTTCTTCTGGAAAAATAAAACCCGTAATTTATCAAGAGTTTCCAGTTGAGGAGGTGAGTAAAGCCCATCTGTTAATGGAGAGCAGTGAACACATGGGTAAAATTGTACTCACATTCACCTAA
- a CDS encoding helix-turn-helix transcriptional regulator, giving the protein MNDVIKAIMDMKNLTPSRFADEIGVPRPIISHILAGRNKPSLDMIQKIARRFPELGTEWILDETKLPIGISEITASIEKTSSAQTNPINPLSANPFIPLLTNTITENTITEEPPVSIPSVTIPSQAAVSPINNTKKIEKILVFYTDKTFEEYTPNH; this is encoded by the coding sequence ATGAATGATGTTATAAAAGCAATTATGGATATGAAAAATCTTACTCCTTCGCGTTTTGCGGATGAGATAGGAGTACCACGTCCCATTATTTCACACATATTGGCAGGCCGAAACAAACCTAGTCTGGACATGATACAAAAGATTGCCAGACGTTTTCCAGAACTAGGAACAGAATGGATATTAGATGAAACGAAATTACCCATTGGCATCTCCGAAATCACTGCAAGCATAGAAAAGACTTCCTCTGCTCAAACGAACCCAATCAATCCTCTTTCGGCAAATCCGTTCATTCCTCTTCTTACTAATACAATAACAGAGAATACTATCACAGAGGAGCCTCCTGTATCTATTCCCTCTGTCACCATCCCTTCACAAGCTGCTGTATCTCCTATAAATAATACAAAGAAGATAGAAAAAATACTGGTATTTTATACAGATAAAACCTTTGAAGAATATACTCCCAACCATTAA
- a CDS encoding nuclear transport factor 2 family protein has product MPKIILGLLFFIVCLFAQAQSSGSKEETEIKQVIGQLFDGMRKGDSAMVRSVFYSGARLQTTYVDKKTGKAALREESITDFAKAVGTPHKEVWDERLFAYDIKVDDNLAIAWTPYEFYLDGKFSHKGVNVFQLFKSEKGWKVISIADTRRK; this is encoded by the coding sequence ATGCCAAAAATAATTTTAGGACTTCTCTTTTTTATAGTTTGTCTGTTTGCACAGGCTCAGTCAAGTGGTTCAAAAGAAGAAACCGAAATCAAGCAAGTGATAGGACAACTATTTGATGGAATGCGCAAAGGAGATAGTGCCATGGTAAGAAGCGTGTTCTATTCAGGGGCACGCCTGCAAACAACCTATGTAGATAAGAAGACAGGCAAAGCCGCTTTACGGGAAGAAAGTATCACTGATTTTGCCAAAGCTGTGGGTACACCACACAAAGAAGTCTGGGATGAAAGACTTTTCGCATACGATATCAAAGTAGATGATAACCTGGCCATTGCCTGGACTCCCTATGAGTTTTACCTGGATGGTAAATTTAGCCACAAAGGAGTAAATGTATTTCAGTTGTTTAAATCTGAAAAAGGGTGGAAGGTGATAAGCATTGCAGATACAAGAAGGAAGTAA
- the cobT gene encoding nicotinate-nucleotide--dimethylbenzimidazole phosphoribosyltransferase yields MKQFKIDNTDKRIISQIQDKLNNKTKPIGSLGKLENIVSRVCLIQQTLSPELNNPHILVFAADHGITQENVSKYPSEVTHQMVLNFLQEGAAINVFCRQNDITLKVIDAGINADVYNTPKLIHQKMGKGTRNFAKEPAMTVDECSLAIQLGATVTQQIFQKGSNIVGFGEMGIGNTSSAAVLMHKFTNLPLNECVGKGTGLDAEQMQHKLQVLQKAVNHYPDIKDPLEIVATFGGFEIAQMCGAMLQAAENKMCLLIDGFIATAALLSASQFYPAILDYCLFCHQSAENGHKYMLHHLKADPRILNLDLRLGEGTGCALAYPIIQSSVNFMNEMASFQSAGVSTEKTDN; encoded by the coding sequence ATGAAACAATTTAAAATAGATAATACAGATAAAAGAATTATATCACAAATTCAGGATAAATTAAATAACAAGACAAAACCCATTGGATCATTAGGTAAACTGGAAAATATAGTATCCAGAGTATGTCTGATACAACAAACACTAAGCCCAGAACTAAATAACCCACATATACTTGTATTTGCAGCAGATCATGGAATCACTCAGGAGAATGTGAGTAAATACCCCTCTGAAGTGACTCACCAGATGGTACTAAACTTCCTGCAGGAAGGAGCAGCTATTAATGTATTTTGCAGACAAAATGATATTACACTTAAAGTAATTGATGCAGGGATCAATGCGGATGTCTATAATACCCCCAAACTCATACATCAAAAAATGGGGAAAGGCACTCGCAACTTTGCCAAAGAACCCGCAATGACTGTTGATGAATGCAGCCTGGCAATCCAACTGGGGGCAACTGTGACACAACAGATTTTTCAGAAAGGCAGTAATATAGTTGGCTTTGGCGAAATGGGTATCGGAAATACATCTTCAGCAGCCGTTCTAATGCATAAATTCACAAATCTTCCTCTGAATGAATGTGTAGGTAAAGGCACTGGCCTTGATGCAGAACAAATGCAACACAAGTTACAGGTTCTTCAAAAGGCTGTCAATCACTATCCGGATATAAAAGACCCACTGGAAATAGTAGCAACCTTTGGCGGATTTGAGATAGCACAGATGTGTGGAGCCATGCTCCAGGCTGCAGAAAACAAGATGTGTTTATTGATTGATGGATTTATTGCCACAGCAGCACTGCTAAGTGCCAGCCAGTTTTATCCGGCTATTCTGGATTACTGTTTATTTTGTCATCAGTCAGCAGAAAATGGTCACAAATACATGCTGCACCATTTAAAAGCAGATCCTAGAATATTGAATCTGGATCTTCGGTTGGGTGAAGGAACGGGCTGTGCACTGGCATATCCTATTATTCAATCTTCCGTCAACTTTATGAATGAAATGGCTTCTTTCCAGAGTGCCGGGGTATCTACAGAGAAAACAGATAACTAA
- a CDS encoding DUF1624 domain-containing protein has protein sequence MTQSQVLSLTTSRISSLDVLRGIVMVIMALDHTREYLLLNGFYTDPTNLTTTTPILFFTRWITHLCAPTFVFLAGTSAFLYGLRKTKKQLSLFLLTRGLWLTILEITIVNFGLWFDITFSTIVLQVIWAIGISMVILSGLVFLPVIWILALAILIVVGHNLLDPISFPSGTPASFLWSLLHQLSFRPLTPHFNFGILYPFLSWLGILLIGYCFGILYRPQVLSATRKKILLQLGIGAIVSFVLLRFLNVYGDPTPWKIQKDTVFTILSFFNVTKYPPSLLYTLITLAPGILLLSVLEGKEFRWTYFFKVYGKVPLFYYVLHFYLIHSLSVVCLLVQGLSWQEINFQKNMAGIPPNVGFSLGIIYLFWIGVVLVLYPVCRWYGQFKSRQTTALWSYL, from the coding sequence ATGACACAATCACAAGTACTCTCTCTCACAACTTCCCGAATCAGTAGTCTTGATGTGTTACGGGGTATTGTTATGGTGATCATGGCATTGGATCATACGCGTGAATATTTGTTGTTGAATGGATTTTATACAGACCCCACCAATCTGACAACAACAACTCCGATCTTGTTCTTTACGCGATGGATTACTCACCTGTGTGCTCCTACTTTTGTTTTTCTGGCAGGCACTTCTGCATTCCTGTATGGTTTAAGGAAAACAAAAAAACAACTGAGTCTTTTCCTTCTAACCCGAGGATTATGGCTCACAATACTAGAAATTACAATTGTAAATTTTGGACTTTGGTTTGATATAACTTTCTCAACTATTGTTTTACAGGTTATATGGGCTATTGGAATCAGTATGGTTATTCTGAGTGGATTGGTATTTCTACCTGTTATATGGATACTGGCACTTGCCATTCTGATTGTAGTTGGGCATAACCTACTTGATCCAATATCTTTTCCTTCTGGAACACCGGCTAGTTTTCTGTGGTCATTGCTACACCAGCTTAGCTTTAGGCCTCTAACTCCACACTTCAATTTTGGAATTCTTTACCCATTCTTATCCTGGCTGGGCATATTGCTCATAGGGTATTGTTTTGGAATATTGTATCGACCACAGGTGCTCTCTGCAACACGAAAAAAGATTCTGCTTCAACTTGGGATTGGTGCAATTGTCAGCTTTGTGTTGTTGCGGTTTCTAAATGTATATGGAGATCCTACACCATGGAAAATTCAGAAAGATACAGTATTTACGATTCTTTCATTCTTTAACGTTACCAAGTATCCACCTTCTCTGTTATATACACTGATTACCCTGGCACCCGGCATTCTTTTATTATCCGTATTGGAAGGCAAGGAGTTTCGGTGGACTTACTTTTTCAAAGTATATGGTAAGGTACCTTTGTTCTACTATGTTCTTCACTTTTATCTGATTCATAGCCTCTCAGTAGTTTGTTTGCTCGTACAGGGTTTATCCTGGCAGGAAATTAATTTTCAGAAAAACATGGCCGGAATCCCTCCTAATGTAGGGTTTTCGTTAGGCATTATCTACCTGTTCTGGATTGGTGTTGTATTGGTTCTGTATCCTGTATGTCGTTGGTATGGGCAGTTTAAAAGCCGTCAGACGACTGCCCTCTGGAGTTATCTTTAA
- a CDS encoding YkgJ family cysteine cluster protein, with the protein MNNNLESETIKKLKLQAKKSEQDTKKLFQKWKKQPPRNLDIVIQEIHEEVFEVTDCLQCANCCKTTSPIFYDRDIDRIAKFLKVKPKQFIDTYLHIDEDGDYVLNLAPCSFLNEDNTCSIYHHRPAACREYPHTDRKRFHQILDLTLKNTFICPAAYQIVEKLKTALS; encoded by the coding sequence ATGAACAATAATTTAGAATCAGAAACTATTAAGAAGTTGAAATTACAAGCAAAGAAAAGTGAACAAGACACAAAAAAGTTATTTCAGAAGTGGAAAAAGCAACCGCCCCGGAATTTAGATATAGTAATACAGGAAATCCATGAGGAAGTGTTTGAAGTGACAGACTGTTTACAATGTGCTAACTGCTGTAAAACTACCAGCCCTATATTTTATGATAGAGATATAGATAGGATAGCCAAATTTCTAAAAGTAAAACCTAAGCAGTTTATTGATACGTATCTACATATAGATGAAGATGGAGATTATGTATTAAATCTGGCACCTTGTTCCTTTTTAAATGAAGATAATACATGTTCTATCTATCACCATAGGCCTGCAGCCTGTCGGGAGTACCCTCATACAGACCGTAAGCGGTTCCATCAGATATTAGATCTTACTCTTAAGAATACTTTCATCTGTCCCGCAGCCTATCAGATAGTTGAAAAATTAAAAACAGCGCTATCCTAA
- a CDS encoding LytR/AlgR family response regulator transcription factor codes for MKALIVDDERLARNELRRLLENFPKIEIIGEAANAEEALDLVDKLHPDLLFLDIQMPGKTGFELLTEIEGSVPDVIFTTAYDEYALKAFEYNALDYLLKPIDPNRLAEAINRLEEDIRHEEFKRENAKLLTAEDQVFVKDGEKCWFVKLGKIRLFESMGNYVRLHFDDQKPLILKSLNALDEKLDPHSFFRANRKHIINLQWVEKIEPWFSGGLLVTLKGGEKIEISRRQAIRFKDMMSL; via the coding sequence ATGAAAGCACTTATTGTTGATGACGAACGCTTAGCTCGTAATGAATTACGCCGTTTACTGGAAAACTTTCCCAAAATTGAAATCATAGGAGAAGCCGCGAATGCAGAAGAAGCCTTGGACCTGGTAGACAAACTACATCCGGATTTATTGTTTCTTGATATTCAGATGCCAGGTAAGACAGGGTTTGAATTGCTGACGGAAATAGAAGGAAGTGTGCCTGACGTGATATTTACCACAGCCTATGATGAATATGCCCTGAAAGCATTTGAATACAACGCTCTCGATTATCTGTTAAAACCTATTGACCCTAACCGTCTGGCAGAAGCGATTAACCGACTGGAGGAAGACATTCGCCATGAGGAATTTAAACGGGAAAATGCTAAGTTACTCACTGCGGAAGATCAGGTATTTGTGAAAGACGGAGAAAAGTGCTGGTTTGTAAAACTAGGAAAGATACGGTTATTTGAGTCAATGGGTAATTATGTGAGACTGCACTTTGATGACCAGAAGCCATTGATATTAAAATCATTGAATGCACTGGATGAAAAACTGGACCCTCACTCCTTTTTTCGTGCCAACCGCAAACATATCATTAATTTACAGTGGGTCGAAAAAATTGAGCCCTGGTTTAGTGGTGGCTTGCTGGTTACACTGAAAGGTGGCGAGAAGATTGAGATCTCACGTCGGCAGGCTATTCGCTTTAAAGACATGATGAGTCTCTGA
- the rbsK gene encoding ribokinase, giving the protein MKKILVFGSSNTDMVIQAEHLPLPGETILGGKFTMHAGGKGANQAVAAARMGGNVTFIAKVGNDLFGQQARQQLINEGITTDYIITDPDHPSGVALITVDNKGENSIVVASGSNATLSPADVSGAIELINSDTIVLIQLEIPIPTVEYIIEQSNSRGAQVILNPAPANSLHKEIYNYLHLLTPNETELSLLTNTIVTDIPSAEQAAQILHKRGVKNIIVTMGASGAFWYSGTDSQLIPAPKVDAIDTTGAGDIFNGVLCVFLAEGYSLPEAIHYACQASAISVTRMGAQSSAPYREELLPGKTSE; this is encoded by the coding sequence ATGAAAAAGATTTTGGTTTTTGGAAGTTCCAATACAGATATGGTCATACAGGCCGAGCATCTTCCCTTACCAGGAGAAACAATACTAGGTGGTAAATTTACAATGCATGCGGGTGGAAAAGGTGCCAATCAGGCTGTAGCTGCCGCTCGTATGGGCGGGAATGTCACATTTATAGCTAAGGTGGGTAATGATCTTTTTGGACAACAGGCCAGGCAACAACTTATAAACGAAGGCATCACTACTGACTATATTATTACCGATCCTGATCATCCATCGGGAGTAGCTTTAATTACAGTAGATAACAAAGGTGAAAACTCCATTGTGGTTGCTTCCGGCTCAAATGCTACACTCTCTCCTGCTGATGTCTCTGGCGCTATTGAATTAATTAATTCGGATACGATAGTTCTGATACAACTGGAAATTCCGATTCCGACTGTTGAATATATTATTGAACAAAGCAACTCACGAGGGGCTCAGGTTATTCTAAATCCAGCTCCCGCAAATAGTTTACATAAAGAAATTTATAATTATTTACATTTATTAACACCAAATGAAACAGAGTTAAGCCTATTAACTAACACTATAGTTACAGATATTCCATCAGCGGAACAAGCCGCCCAGATACTTCATAAAAGAGGAGTAAAGAATATCATTGTTACTATGGGAGCGTCTGGAGCCTTCTGGTATTCGGGAACAGACTCTCAACTTATTCCAGCACCTAAGGTGGATGCGATAGATACAACAGGCGCCGGAGATATTTTTAATGGGGTGCTCTGTGTATTTCTGGCAGAAGGCTATTCACTACCCGAAGCGATTCACTATGCATGTCAGGCGTCTGCAATATCGGTTACCCGAATGGGAGCACAATCGTCTGCGCCTTACCGGGAAGAACTATTACCAGGTAAAACTTCTGAGTGA
- the cobU gene encoding bifunctional adenosylcobinamide kinase/adenosylcobinamide-phosphate guanylyltransferase, which produces MLYFITGGERSGKSRYAQELALSLSTNPVYVATARKWDESFEQRIKRHQQERGPEWQNMEEEKHLSKLDLSQKVVVIDCVTLWLTNFYTDNQYDLHLSLQEAKEELTQLFKKNNTQLIIISNEIGMGVHAQTESARRFVELQGWTNQYIARQADQVTLMVSGIPLKVK; this is translated from the coding sequence ATGTTATATTTTATAACAGGAGGAGAACGCTCCGGAAAAAGCCGCTATGCGCAAGAATTAGCGTTAAGCCTATCTACCAATCCTGTTTATGTCGCTACAGCCCGAAAATGGGATGAAAGTTTTGAGCAAAGGATTAAACGCCATCAGCAGGAGAGGGGTCCCGAATGGCAAAACATGGAAGAAGAGAAACACCTCAGCAAACTAGATCTATCTCAAAAGGTTGTAGTGATAGACTGTGTTACGTTATGGCTTACTAACTTTTACACAGATAACCAGTACGATTTGCATTTATCCTTACAGGAAGCAAAGGAAGAATTAACGCAACTGTTCAAAAAGAACAATACTCAGCTGATTATTATTTCTAATGAAATAGGTATGGGTGTACATGCTCAAACTGAAAGTGCCAGAAGATTTGTTGAACTCCAAGGTTGGACTAATCAATACATAGCTCGTCAGGCAGATCAGGTCACTCTTATGGTTTCCGGTATTCCATTAAAAGTAAAATAA
- the cobC gene encoding alpha-ribazole phosphatase, with translation MEVILIRHTKVHNPRSVCYGQSDIGLASSFENEKDSILSKLTLTDQFTVYSSPAQRCTRLAETITSTYKVDTRLQEVNFGNWENTPWQDIPLLQLTPWMEDFVTIQPPNGESFQDLHTRVKEFITELQQNDFDKVILITHAGVIRSILCDSLGIPLVNAFRLTIDYGSLSKLIFSDYPPQLKSLNL, from the coding sequence ATGGAAGTCATTCTGATTCGTCACACCAAAGTCCATAACCCAAGATCAGTGTGTTATGGTCAATCAGATATTGGGTTAGCTTCATCATTTGAAAACGAAAAAGATAGTATTCTTTCTAAACTTACCCTTACAGATCAATTCACTGTTTATAGTAGCCCTGCACAACGTTGTACCAGATTGGCAGAAACTATAACTTCCACATACAAAGTAGATACTCGTTTGCAGGAAGTAAATTTTGGAAACTGGGAAAATACTCCATGGCAGGATATTCCTCTACTACAACTAACACCCTGGATGGAAGACTTTGTGACAATACAGCCACCCAATGGTGAAAGCTTTCAGGATCTACACACCAGAGTAAAAGAATTTATCACAGAACTTCAACAAAACGACTTTGACAAGGTTATATTGATTACCCATGCTGGAGTTATCCGAAGTATACTTTGTGATAGTCTAGGAATTCCGCTAGTTAATGCGTTCAGATTAACTATTGATTATGGCTCACTATCAAAACTGATTTTTTCGGATTATCCTCCTCAACTAAAGTCTTTAAATCTATAA
- a CDS encoding DUF1684 domain-containing protein, which translates to MERIVKQRLWWLVGCLVWGCYCAVSAQTSEYEKCIQEDRKTKDKNFRKGKDSPIPKKERSDFTGLVYFPIDSLYRVQAKLVRDTLQKTFEMKTSTTRLPVYRVYGKLVFKVKGEDCILTVYQSMDLLRNPMYRDYLFVPFTDLTTDESSYGAGRYMDMRISDDEIVWIDFNKAYNPYCAYSDQYSCPITPAENRLPVRIEAGEKVYREH; encoded by the coding sequence ATGGAGAGAATAGTAAAACAAAGACTTTGGTGGTTAGTTGGATGTTTAGTGTGGGGGTGTTATTGTGCTGTGTCTGCTCAGACGAGTGAGTATGAAAAGTGTATACAGGAAGATCGAAAGACCAAAGATAAGAATTTTCGTAAAGGAAAAGATTCTCCCATTCCCAAAAAAGAGAGAAGTGATTTTACCGGATTGGTCTATTTTCCTATAGATTCCCTATATCGGGTACAGGCAAAGCTAGTTAGGGATACATTGCAGAAGACTTTTGAAATGAAGACATCAACAACCCGATTGCCAGTATATAGGGTATATGGGAAACTCGTTTTCAAAGTAAAGGGTGAAGATTGTATATTGACTGTGTATCAAAGCATGGATCTGTTGAGAAATCCGATGTATAGGGATTATTTGTTTGTTCCATTTACAGATCTCACCACAGACGAAAGTTCTTATGGCGCAGGTCGTTATATGGATATGCGTATTTCTGATGATGAGATAGTTTGGATTGATTTCAATAAAGCCTATAATCCTTATTGTGCCTACAGCGACCAATATTCCTGCCCAATTACTCCAGCTGAAAACCGCCTTCCTGTAAGAATAGAGGCAGGGGAGAAAGTTTACAGAGAACATTAA